One part of the Cyprinus carpio isolate SPL01 chromosome A25, ASM1834038v1, whole genome shotgun sequence genome encodes these proteins:
- the LOC109112012 gene encoding sorting and assembly machinery component 50 homolog A-like, giving the protein MGTVHARSLDPLPMQGPELGLQADDMDLGEPEHEEKQEVLENKDVVVQHVHIGGLGSHLPGLGRTKEDILTYEIADVFRAKNLIDVMKKSHEARQRLLRLGIFRNVEVVIDTAEGADALPNGLDVTFEVKELRRMTGSYNTMVGNNEGSMVLGLKLPNVFGRAEKLTFQFSYGTKETSYGLSFFKPQPGHFERNFSINLYKVTGQFPWSSLRETDRGVSTEFSFPIWRTNHTLKWEGVWRELGCLARTSSFAVREESGHSLKSSLSHTMVIDTRNSTILPRKGALLKINQELAGYTGGDVSFLKEDFEIQLNKTLFWDSVLSTSLWGGMLLPLGDKPSSIADRFYLGGPTSVRGFSMYSIGPQSEGDYLGGEVYWAGGLHLYTPLPFRPGRGSFGELFRTHFFLNAGNLCNLNYGEGPRAHLSKLAECIRWSYGAGIVLRLGNIARLELNYCIPMGVRSGDRICDGVQFGAGIRFL; this is encoded by the exons ATGGGGACCGTGCATGCCAGG AGTCTGGACCCCCTTCCTATGCAAGGGCCTGAACTGGGGCTTCAAGCAGATGACATGGACCTGGGAGAACCAGAGCATGAAGAGAAACAGGAAGTTCTGGAAAATAAAGAT gTTGTAGTACAGCATGTGCACATCGGTGGTCTCGGAAGTCACCTCCCTGGTCTCGGAAGAACAAAGGAAGACATTTTAACATACGAGATTGCAGATGTTTTCCGTGCCAAAAACTTGATTGAT GTAATGAAGAAGTCCCATGAGGCCAGACAGAGACTTTTGCGTCTGGGTATATTCAGAAATGTGGAAGTTGTCATTGACACCGCTGAAG GTGCTGACGCACTGCCAAATGGACTAGATGTAACATTCGAGGTGAAGGAGCTGAGGAGAATGACAGGAAGTTACAACACCATGGTTGGGAACAACGAGGGAAGCATG GTGCTGGGTCTGAAATTACCCAATGTTTTTGGCCGTGCAGAGAAGCTGACCTTCCAGTTCTCTTATGGGACTAAGGAAACCTCATATGGCCTGTCATTCTTCAAGCCCCAGCCTGGACACTTTGAGCGCAA CTTCTCCATTAACTTGTATAAAGTCACAGGGCAGTTCCCATGGAGCTCACTCAGAGAAACAGATCGAGGGGTCTCCACAGAGTTCAGT TTCCCCATCTGGAGGACAAATCACACTTTGAAGTGGGAGGGTGTGTGGAGAGAGCTGGGTTGTCTGGCCCGTACGTCCTCCTTTGCTGTCAGGGAGGAGAGTGGCCATTCCTTGAAGTCCTCACTTTCC CACACAATGGTCATCGACACACGCAATTCTACCATCCTTCCAAGAAAAGGTGCCTTACTGAAGATCAACCAG GAACTGGCAGGTTACACTGGAGGAGATGTCAGTTTCCTGAAGGAAGACTTTGAAATTCAGCTCAACAAAACTCTGTTCTGGGACTCG GTGCTCTCTACCTCTCTGTGGGGCGGTATGTTGCTGCCCCTCGGAGACAAACCCTCCTCTATCGCTGACAG ATTCTATTTGGGCGGTCCGACCAGTGTGAGGGGCTTCAGCATGTACAGTATCGGCCCTCAGAGTGAAG GCGATTACCTCGGTGGGGAGGTGTATTGGGCTGGAGGGCTTCATCTGTACACCCCTCTCCCATTCAGGCCAGGCAGAGGCAGCTTCGGAGAACTTTTTAGGACACATTTCTTCCTCAATGCCGGAAACCTGTGTAACCTCAACTATG GGGAAGGACCCAGGGCACACCTGAGCAAGCTGGCCGAATGTATCCGCTGGTCTTATGGAGCGGGTATTGTGTTGCGTCTAGGGAACATCGCTCGCCTGGAGCTCAACTACTGCATTCCCATGGGCGTCCGAAGCGGAGACAG GATATGTGATGGAGTGCAGTTTGGGGCTGGAATCCGCTTCCTGTGA
- the LOC109085694 gene encoding leucine-rich repeat and transmembrane domain-containing protein 2-like: MPRLLRNCYNRVWWTMQTRLNIIISSGLLVTLLSLCGASTSCPSGCSCNVNHTDCSDLNQLASLDSILDQLPFDTSYLNLSNNNSTIVEPGSFSNFSGLLHLDLSRNLLSSINPGCFSNLSRLLHLDLSRNLISSLFPSSFSHLNNLEVLDLSENLLVRLPVNLFSDLGSLTELALRDNRLKELNPDQFKGLTELRRLDLSLNSLSSVPTHLLDGLQNLVWLSLMGNRLRTLQQTSLEQATALQHLLLEGNPWNCNCNLIPLKHWLEWIIYTGGNVDSVNCSFPANLHGKDLRSIPMEMFRHCYPLYLETRSPSAAEGHQVPAGSAGDCMRQRYRSVSVRRATATVVVAGVVCGMVCVMMVIAATYGCIYAILMAHEQQQLTEGNSQQQQPLMVAKEPEQDEKEDLMSTIGKGAVATECVGWMAFPPEVCV, encoded by the exons ATGCCCCGTTTGCTCAGAAACTGTTACAACAGGGTTTGGTGGACAATGCAGACCAGGTTGAACATTATAA TTTCCTCAGGTCTCTTAGTGACTCTTCTGAGCCTTTGTGGAGCATCTACAAGTTGTCCATCAGGCTGTTCCTGCAATGTCAACCACACAGACTGCAGTGACCTTAACCAACTGGCTTCCTTGGACTCCATCCTGGACCAGCTTCCTTTTGACACAAGCTACCTCAACCTCTCAAATAACAACTCCACCATTGTGGAACCTGGGAGTTTTTCCAATTTTAGTGGCCTGCTACATCTAGACCTCTCCAGAAACCTTCTCTCCAGCATCAACCCTGGGTGTTTTTCCAATCTCAGCAGACTGCTTCATCTAGACCTCTCCAGAAACCTTATCTCCAGCCTTTTCCCTTCAAGCTTCTCCCACTTGAATAACCTGGAAGTCCTGGATCTCTCTGAAAACCTCCTTGTGAGGCTCCCCGTTAACTTGTTCTCTGACCTCGGCAGCCTAACAGAACTGGCTCTAAGAGACAACAGGCTTAAGGAACTGAATCCAGATCAGTTCAAAGGCCTGACTGAGCTTAGGCGTCTAGATCTTTCCTTGAACAGTCTCAGCTCTGTGCCCACACACCTATTAGATGGGCTCCAGAACCTAGTGTGGCTCTCGCTTATGGGTAACAGGCTGAGAACTCTGCAGCAGACTTCACTTGAGCAAGCAACTGCTCTACAGCACCTTTTGCTTGAGGGAAACCCATGGAATTGCAACTGCAATTTAATTCCACTCAAGCATTGGCTGGAATGGATTATTTATACAG GTGGCAATGTAGATTCTGTCAACTGCTCCTTTCCTGCTAATTTGCATGGTAAGGATCTTCGCAGTATCCCTATGGAGATGTTTAGACACTGTTACCCCCTCTATCTCGAGACCAGGAGCCCGTCTGCTGCTGAGGGCCACCAGGTACCAGCCGGGTCGGCCGGAGACTGCATGCGCCAGCGCTACCGGTCTGTGAGCGTGCGTCGAGCGACTGCCACAGTGGTGGTAGCTGGGGTGGTGTGTGGCATGGTGTGTGTGATGATGGTGATAGCAGCCACCTACGGCTGCATCTACGCAATTCTGATGGCTCACGAACAGCAGCAGTTGACAGAGGGAAACAGCCAGCAGCAACAGCCGCTGATGGTGGCTAAGGAACCAGAGCAGGATGAAAAGGAGGATCTGATGTCAACTATCGGAAAGGGAGCAGTAGCCACAGAGTGTGTAGGGTGGATGGCGTTTCCTCCAGAAGTGTGTGTTTAA